The proteins below come from a single Treponema phagedenis genomic window:
- a CDS encoding cytochrome c biogenesis protein CcdA — protein MNSAPGILGSLLAGLLSFLSPCVLPLIPVYLSFISGESVSNIREGKARLQLFFRSLFFVLGFTAVFVLLSLLFGGGMQLAGGRSLIIITRIAGGLVILLGINIIFDFIPFLRTEQRGHTDMKNAGPVKAFLFGMLFAAGWTPCIGPILSSILFYAASSGNALYAALLLAMYSLGLGLPFLLVGLFFDKAEPILNWFKQHMKAVKIISGILIIIFGILMLTSGLAAISRGFLKLGFALEEYSKTGITPFKQIAGFLARWFQYQGG, from the coding sequence ATGAATAGTGCTCCCGGAATTTTAGGATCTCTCTTGGCGGGCTTACTTTCGTTTTTAAGTCCTTGCGTTTTGCCGCTTATCCCTGTGTACCTTTCGTTTATTTCAGGAGAGTCTGTAAGCAATATCAGAGAAGGAAAGGCGCGGCTGCAGTTATTTTTCCGCAGTCTGTTTTTTGTTTTGGGGTTTACCGCTGTTTTTGTATTACTGTCCCTTTTGTTCGGCGGGGGAATGCAGCTTGCCGGCGGGCGATCCCTTATAATTATTACTCGAATTGCCGGCGGGCTAGTCATACTTTTAGGGATCAATATTATTTTTGACTTTATTCCTTTTTTGCGCACCGAGCAGCGGGGGCACACTGATATGAAAAACGCCGGCCCCGTGAAAGCATTTTTATTCGGAATGCTTTTCGCCGCAGGCTGGACGCCCTGTATCGGACCTATTTTGTCCTCAATTTTATTTTATGCGGCAAGCTCAGGGAATGCGCTTTATGCGGCGCTGCTGCTTGCCATGTATTCACTCGGGTTGGGGCTTCCGTTTTTATTGGTAGGACTCTTTTTTGATAAGGCGGAACCGATCCTCAATTGGTTTAAACAGCATATGAAAGCGGTTAAAATTATTTCCGGGATTTTAATAATCATCTTCGGTATCCTTATGCTGACATCGGGATTAGCCGCCATAAGCAGAGGGTTTTTAAAGCTGGGGTTTGCTTTAGAAGAATACTCAAAAACGGGAATTACACCGTTCAAACAAATTGCGGGTTTTCTTGCGCGCTGGTTTCAATATCAGGGAGGTTGA
- a CDS encoding TlpA family protein disulfide reductase → MNRLSKNIKTMVLPFMVALFFFGCSEKEAQADSKTASGIRQLEQFRFYIYPKPMDIPADFSVEGLKGGTIKADDLHGKITLLNFWATWCPPCRAEMPSLEKMHKLMKGTDFQIVAVDVGESKSQVEAFISKEKYSFPVYLDESGTWSSIFASRGIPTTYVINKERKIVAVVIGGLEYDQPEIIKIFKELANE, encoded by the coding sequence ATGAATAGACTTAGTAAAAATATTAAAACCATGGTGCTGCCTTTTATGGTTGCGCTGTTCTTTTTTGGGTGTTCAGAGAAAGAAGCTCAAGCGGATTCAAAAACCGCAAGCGGGATTCGGCAGCTTGAACAATTTAGATTTTATATTTATCCGAAGCCGATGGATATCCCTGCAGATTTTTCTGTTGAAGGCTTAAAAGGCGGTACAATAAAAGCGGATGATCTGCATGGAAAAATAACCCTGCTTAATTTTTGGGCAACGTGGTGCCCTCCCTGCCGCGCGGAAATGCCTTCACTGGAAAAAATGCACAAGCTTATGAAGGGAACTGATTTTCAAATTGTAGCGGTTGATGTCGGAGAATCAAAATCGCAGGTAGAAGCGTTTATTTCTAAAGAAAAATATTCTTTCCCAGTGTATCTTGACGAGTCCGGTACATGGAGTTCGATTTTTGCTTCACGCGGAATTCCCACCACGTATGTAATCAATAAAGAAAGAAAAATCGTTGCCGTTGTTATCGGCGGGCTTGAATACGATCAGCCTGAAATTATTAAAATTTTTAAAGAGTTGGCAAATGAATAG
- a CDS encoding IS630 family transposase encodes MPKPPSKLELNPEELTYLESLVRLRTIQAQTLTRARILLLKSKGLSIKETAGKVGYTYRSVALCLKKYKQGGVEHALTDAPGRGNNPEITDEEKSWIINLACQKPTTFGYAAETWTYALLTKHINTTAESAGYLRLATIHKTTVFKILTEADIKPYKIEYYCENRDPDCDRKMHNVLLVYKQLELYFEENKPLQTEEGKNIHVVSYDEKPGIQAIATTSDDLPADETHQCIRRDYEYKRLGTLSLLAGIDLQTGDAIPLVSDSHTSKDYVQFLKILDERYPQEDKIRIILDNLKVHTSKETIRYLSTVPGRFEFVFTPKHGSWLNMIEGFFSKLTRQLLRGMRVKSKTELVNRLYKYFDEINEEPVVFHWKYNLDDLDVSEAVITDALEYKLN; translated from the coding sequence ATGCCCAAACCGCCGAGTAAACTTGAACTAAATCCTGAAGAGCTCACGTACCTTGAATCACTTGTTCGTTTACGAACAATCCAAGCACAAACGCTTACGCGTGCACGAATACTTTTGCTTAAAAGCAAGGGGCTGTCCATTAAGGAAACAGCCGGAAAGGTAGGCTATACGTATAGAAGCGTTGCGCTCTGCCTTAAGAAATATAAGCAGGGCGGCGTAGAGCATGCTCTCACCGATGCACCCGGACGCGGAAACAATCCGGAAATTACCGATGAAGAGAAATCGTGGATTATAAATCTCGCTTGTCAAAAACCGACTACTTTTGGGTATGCTGCAGAAACATGGACTTACGCACTGTTAACAAAGCATATTAACACCACCGCTGAAAGTGCAGGATACCTACGGCTCGCTACTATCCATAAAACAACGGTATTTAAAATACTAACTGAAGCAGACATTAAACCTTACAAAATAGAATATTACTGTGAAAACAGAGACCCTGACTGTGATAGAAAAATGCACAATGTTTTGCTCGTTTATAAGCAACTTGAACTTTATTTTGAGGAAAATAAGCCATTACAGACAGAAGAAGGGAAGAATATCCATGTTGTTTCGTATGATGAGAAGCCCGGCATACAAGCTATCGCGACGACAAGCGATGATTTACCTGCTGATGAAACCCATCAATGCATTCGCCGTGATTATGAATACAAACGGCTTGGCACGCTCTCACTTTTAGCAGGCATTGATTTACAGACGGGGGATGCCATTCCTCTTGTAAGCGACAGTCACACCAGTAAAGATTATGTACAATTTCTTAAAATACTTGATGAACGATACCCGCAAGAAGATAAAATTAGAATCATTTTGGATAACTTAAAAGTACATACCTCCAAAGAAACCATTCGATATCTTTCAACGGTACCGGGAAGATTTGAGTTTGTGTTTACGCCAAAACATGGTTCGTGGTTAAATATGATTGAAGGATTTTTCAGCAAACTAACAAGACAACTGTTGCGGGGCATGAGAGTAAAATCAAAAACAGAGCTAGTTAATCGACTGTATAAATACTTTGACGAGATTAATGAAGAGCCGGTCGTATTCCATTGGAAATACAATCTTGATGATCTCGATGTTTCTGAAGCGGTTATAACCGACGCTCTCGAATATAAACTTAATTAA
- a CDS encoding IS5 family transposase: MKQKGLFDEEDRLRVLSKLGDSLEKLNEKINWEIFKPLLKKALTKEPKGLGGRPAYDYVMMFKIIILQKLYNISDDQTEYQINDRLSFMRFLGLELKDKVPDAKTIWLFKEKLIEARVSKKLFEKFGKELAKNNLIGKEGTIIDATIVEAPIQHNSKDENEQIKNGKIPEQWQEKQNKAKLSQKDCDARWTKKHKRNYYGYKDHIKIDKKSKLILKATVTAANVHDSRELKNLVERKDERLYADSAYIGEEIEGILKAKGIEGQICERGARGKPLTKKQKIGNRKKSKIRARVEHVFGFMTNSMKGIYVRTIGLARATFSIIMMNLTYNLCRYCYLKK, from the coding sequence ATGAAACAAAAAGGATTATTTGATGAAGAAGATCGTTTAAGAGTATTAAGTAAGCTAGGAGATAGTCTTGAAAAATTAAACGAAAAAATAAATTGGGAAATATTCAAGCCCCTATTAAAAAAAGCATTAACTAAAGAGCCAAAAGGTTTAGGCGGAAGACCTGCATACGATTATGTAATGATGTTTAAAATAATAATTTTACAAAAATTATACAACATAAGTGATGACCAAACGGAATATCAAATAAACGATCGGCTATCCTTTATGAGATTTTTAGGATTGGAATTAAAAGATAAAGTACCCGATGCAAAAACAATATGGCTTTTTAAAGAAAAACTCATTGAAGCGAGAGTATCAAAAAAATTATTTGAAAAGTTTGGAAAAGAATTAGCTAAAAATAACTTAATAGGAAAAGAGGGAACGATAATAGATGCGACAATAGTAGAAGCACCGATACAGCATAACAGCAAAGATGAAAATGAACAAATCAAAAACGGAAAAATTCCTGAACAATGGCAAGAAAAACAAAATAAGGCAAAATTATCGCAAAAAGACTGTGATGCGAGGTGGACAAAGAAGCATAAACGTAATTATTACGGTTATAAAGATCATATAAAAATAGATAAAAAAAGTAAGCTTATATTGAAAGCAACGGTAACAGCAGCCAATGTTCATGATAGTAGAGAGTTAAAAAATTTAGTTGAAAGGAAAGATGAAAGATTATACGCAGATAGTGCCTATATAGGAGAAGAAATAGAGGGGATTTTAAAAGCGAAAGGGATAGAAGGACAAATTTGTGAAAGAGGAGCAAGAGGGAAACCTCTTACTAAAAAACAAAAAATCGGTAACAGAAAAAAATCAAAAATACGGGCAAGAGTTGAACATGTATTTGGCTTTATGACAAACTCAATGAAAGGTATCTATGTAAGAACGATAGGACTAGCTCGTGCAACATTTTCGATAATAATGATGAACTTAACATACAACTTATGCCGATATTGCTATCTAAAGAAGTAA